The sequence CGGCCAGTAAGGCGCAGGCGCATGTATTCCGCAATTACATCATTGATTTTGCGCGGCTGGTCGAGGTTGACCTGAAAGGCGATCCGATGGTGCTGCCGAACGGCGCCCGCCTGATGTTCCTCGGCACCAACGTGCGCACCGCGCAGAGCTACACCGGCAATCTGTATCTTGATGAGTATTTCTGGATCCCGAAGTTTCAGGAGCTGCGCAAAGTCGCCAGCGGGATGTCGCTGCACAAGCGGTGGCGCACCACCTACTTTTCCACTCCGTCGAGTCTGGCGCACTCCGCTTATCCGTTCTGGTCGGGGGAACTCTTTAACAAAGGCCGCCGCAGTAAAGCCGATCACGTTCAGCTCGACCTCAGCCACAGCCACCTGTCAAAAGGCGTGCTGTGCGGTGATGGGCAATGGCGCCAGATTGTCACGGTTGAGGATGCGCTGACCGGCGGCTGTAACCTGTTCGACCTCGATCAGCTGTCGCTCGAATACAGCCCGGCAGAGTATCAGAATCTGCTGATGTGCGAATTTGTGGACGATACCGCGTCGGTATTCCCGTTCGCCGAGCTGCAAGGCTGCATGGTCGATGCGCTGGAAGAATGGGAAGACTTCAACCCTTACGCCGTGCGGCCATTCGGCTATCGCCCGGTGTGGATCGGCTACGACCCATCGGAAGCCAACGGCGGCGACAGCGCCGGATGCGCGGTGATCGCGCCGCCAATAGTGGCCGGGGGCAAGTTCCGCGTGCTCGAGCGCCACCAGTGGCAGGGCATGAACTTTGCCGCGCAGGCCCAGAAGATTAAAGACCTGACCGAAAAATACTGCGTGGAATACATCGGCATCGATGCAACCACCGTCGGCCAAGGTGTTTTCCAGCTGGTGCGCGAGTTCTTCCCGGCCGCGCGAGAAATCAAATACACGCCGGAAATCAAAACCGCCATGGTGTTGAAGGCAAAAGACACCATCGGGCGCGGCTGTCTGGAATACGACACCAGCCACACCGACATCACCGCCGCCTTTATGGCGATCCGCAAAACCATGACCGCCAGCGGCGCGCGCTCCACCTACACCGCCAGCCGCAGCGAAGAAGCCAGCCACGCAGATGTCGCGTGGGCAATCATGCACGCCCTCTTAAACGAACCGCTGACCGCAGGCAGCGGCCACAGCAGCCCGAACATTTTGGAGTTTTACTGATGAGTAAGCGCAAAGGCCGCAAGGCATTTACCACCCCGACGCCAGCCCAGCCAGCAGAGCAGAAGCAGGATTTTGAGGCGTTCACCTTTGGCGAGCCGTCCGCTGTGCTGGATAAACGGGAAATTCTGGATTACATCGAATGCACGACAAATGGCAAGTGGTACGAACCGCCGATCAGCTTCGATGGGCTGGCGCGCAGCGTGCGCGCCGCCGTGCATCACAGCTCGCCGATGTACGTTAAGCGCAACATTTTAGCGTCAACGTTTATCCCGCACCGGCTGTTAAGTCAGCAGGAGTTTAGCCGCTATGCGCTGGATTATCTGGTGTTCGGCAACGCCTATTTAGAAGAGCGCCAAAACCGGCTCGGCGCGCCGCTGCAGCTGAAATCCTCCCCGGCCAAATACACGCGGCGCGGGGTGGAGCGCGGCGCTTACTGGTTTGTGCAGGACTGGAAAGAGGCGCATCGCTTCAAGACCGACAGCGTTTTCCACCTGATTGAGCCGGACATCAATCAGGAACTGTACGGCCTGCCGGAGTACCTCAGCGCGCTTAACTCCGCCTGGCTGAATGAGGCGGCGACGCTGTTCCGCCGTAAGTATTACCAGAACGGGGCGCACGCCGGTTACATCCTGTATGTGACCGACGCGTCGCAGAGTACCAGCGACGTTGACAGAATGCGCAAAGCCATGGCCGACACTAAGGGCTTGGGGAACTTCCGCAATCTGTTCATGTACGCCCCGAATGGCAAACCGGACGGCATTAAGATTTTGCCGCTGTCCGAGGTTGCCACCAAGGACGACTTTTTCAATATCAAGAACGCCAGCCGCGACGATCTGCTAAGCGCACACCGCGTACCGCCGCAGATGATGGGGATTATCCCGAACAATACCGGCGGCTTCGGGGACGTTAAAAAAGCCGCTCAGGTGTTTGTACGCAACGAGCTAACACCGCTGCAAGAACGCATGAAGGAGGTGAACGACTGGATCGGGGAAGAGGTGATTAGATTCGCGCCGTATGAGTTGCCGACCGAATAAGCAAAAAGCCGCCAATGATTGGCGGCTTTTTTGTTGGCGCTGGATCAGGAATGCTTTTCGATAACCAGATCAACACCTTCATTCAGCAGTTCATTAATCGACTGCCCGGTAGCCTGTGCGGCAATGGCTAACGCCTGATGGCGTTCCGGCGACAGGCGGGTGGTTACTTTGCCGCTGTACGACTTGTAAGGCTCGATGCCGTCTTTATGGCACTCATCGAGAAAGACCGCGAGTGAGATCGCGCCTTCTTTCTTCAGCTCGTCCACGCTGTAGGCGTAGAAGTCGGCGCCGCCATTCAGCCCGACAAACTCGCCCCGGAACATTTCAATTTCAGGGTCGAAGTTGATGACGGCCGTATGGCCGTCAATTTTCAGTGTGTTATTCATCATGGTTTTATTCCTAAGCTATCCAACCAGATCCGAATGGAGTTAACCGCCCCCTTGTCAGTGGTAGGTCTGGGGTGTGGCCGGTGAAAGACTCTTTTTTCACCTTTCAACAGCACCGCGATCCTAGAACCTTCCCTTTCGTGAATCTCCGCCCCTAATGCGGTAAAAAGCGCCTCAATATCAGACCACTTTATAGAACCGTTGACAGGCCGGGCAAACACATCTGACAGCGTTTTTTGGTGTCGTTTGTTCATGGGGTTTATAGTATCACTTTATGACACTATTGCAAGAATATTATGGTGTCGTTTTTTGGTGTCACTGATTGGCGATATTATGCAGTGCGCTGTAAGCGCCTGAGAGCGCCATCATGGCGCCACGACATCAAACCCCATTCTCATACAAGTATTGCGATAAATCGCCGTGACGGGACGCTGGCGGCTCTTTTGGGAGGGGTTCAACACGGCTTGCGCGCAATGCTATCCCCGCCTCGCCTGCGCGCTTTATGTGTCGCTTTTAATGCAGTTGCATGATCCGGCGCGATCCGCGCCAGTGCTGGCGCTGTGGGGGTAAAAATAACACCGGATCATCATGCGATTTCATGCACCTAATGCATGCATAGGTTATTTAGAATGAAACTGGCAACATTCCCTAACAGCGCACAATCAAATCAGACAGTCCGCTCTGAGCGAAAAGCGGACATCTTTAGTGGGTTGATTTTGATGCTCTTACCTCTATTATGTAGCCATTTTCTATGGCTACATTTATACAGAAGTAAGGGTTAGTCTTTTCCCGGACCATAATTAAATTTAGTACCTTTGCCAATAGCGTAAAACTGTCCACCAGCTACATAATGGACAGTACGTAATTCATCAGGCGCATCATCAAAAATCCAGTGCCCATTTCTGAAAACGCGGTCATCACTCCATGCTCCGACAATTTCCCCCATGAACAAGTTGTGCTGCTTTTCATTTTCTTCATTGGGTATAACTTTACAGACTAGCCAGCCAGCGCAACCTTCAACTAAAGGCAGATCAAACTCATTCTGATAAAACAGTGGAATTTTACTGTTTTTATCTGGTGTGTCAGAATAACTGTGGCCTCCAGCATATAAAACCATTTCCATCTGATTTACTACTGGGATCTGGACAACGTAATATCCACTTTTTTCGACAAGCCCGCGAGTAAATGCCTGTGGACCTATAAAAGCCATTACTTTGTTATTGCCTACTAATCCCACCCAAGCCGCTGCCATGACATTTTCAATGCCATCATTTTTAGCCGATATCATCGTCGTTGGCCCGACCTGCAATAAACGATAGGCTTTGTTTAACTCTACTGGTTGAATTGACATAAATTACTCTTTTGAGTTCTGATAAAAAGTAAGACAGGTTACTTATTTGATTGTTCGATTATATGACTGGAATAGTTGCAAATTAATTGCTATTATCAAAATACATTATTGCAATTTTCACAACAATCATGAACAAACTTGATGCTCTAAAGTTTTTTATCATTGCCTCTGAAACCCTGAACTTCCGCGAAGCAGCCATAAAGCTGTCAGTTTCACCATCAGTAGTAACCCGAACAGTCGCTGAGTTGGAGAAACAGCTTGGTGAACCTCTTTTCAAACGCAATACTCGTTCGATCTTTCTCACCAGTTTCGGTGAGTTATTTTTACCCCAAGCGAAGCGCCTGCTGGAAGATTCTGAAAAACTATTTCAGACAGCGAAAGATGATAATAAAATTAAGGGTATTGTTCGTATCACATTACTTCGATTTCCAAATCATGAACAAATCTTGTATGAACTATTGACTGCACTACGTCCATATCCTGAGTTA comes from Serratia sarumanii and encodes:
- a CDS encoding type II toxin-antitoxin system HicA family toxin → MNKRHQKTLSDVFARPVNGSIKWSDIEALFTALGAEIHEREGSRIAVLLKGEKRVFHRPHPRPTTDKGAVNSIRIWLDSLGIKP
- a CDS encoding phage portal protein: MSKRKGRKAFTTPTPAQPAEQKQDFEAFTFGEPSAVLDKREILDYIECTTNGKWYEPPISFDGLARSVRAAVHHSSPMYVKRNILASTFIPHRLLSQQEFSRYALDYLVFGNAYLEERQNRLGAPLQLKSSPAKYTRRGVERGAYWFVQDWKEAHRFKTDSVFHLIEPDINQELYGLPEYLSALNSAWLNEAATLFRRKYYQNGAHAGYILYVTDASQSTSDVDRMRKAMADTKGLGNFRNLFMYAPNGKPDGIKILPLSEVATKDDFFNIKNASRDDLLSAHRVPPQMMGIIPNNTGGFGDVKKAAQVFVRNELTPLQERMKEVNDWIGEEVIRFAPYELPTE
- a CDS encoding terminase ATPase subunit family protein; the protein is MNTTQATTIISDPRRQAALLYWQGFSVRQIAETLNLKGPTVQSWKLRDKWDDIAPISRVEQSMEARLIQLIMKDVKEGKDFKEIDLLGRQIERLARVNRYSATGNEADLNPNVANRNKGERKPAERNVFSEAAVEKLQSIFTETTFEYQMGWYRAGLQHRIRNILKSRQIGATFFFAREALLDALTTGRNQIFLSASKAQAHVFRNYIIDFARLVEVDLKGDPMVLPNGARLMFLGTNVRTAQSYTGNLYLDEYFWIPKFQELRKVASGMSLHKRWRTTYFSTPSSLAHSAYPFWSGELFNKGRRSKADHVQLDLSHSHLSKGVLCGDGQWRQIVTVEDALTGGCNLFDLDQLSLEYSPAEYQNLLMCEFVDDTASVFPFAELQGCMVDALEEWEDFNPYAVRPFGYRPVWIGYDPSEANGGDSAGCAVIAPPIVAGGKFRVLERHQWQGMNFAAQAQKIKDLTEKYCVEYIGIDATTVGQGVFQLVREFFPAAREIKYTPEIKTAMVLKAKDTIGRGCLEYDTSHTDITAAFMAIRKTMTASGARSTYTASRSEEASHADVAWAIMHALLNEPLTAGSGHSSPNILEFY
- a CDS encoding flavin reductase family protein → MSIQPVELNKAYRLLQVGPTTMISAKNDGIENVMAAAWVGLVGNNKVMAFIGPQAFTRGLVEKSGYYVVQIPVVNQMEMVLYAGGHSYSDTPDKNSKIPLFYQNEFDLPLVEGCAGWLVCKVIPNEENEKQHNLFMGEIVGAWSDDRVFRNGHWIFDDAPDELRTVHYVAGGQFYAIGKGTKFNYGPGKD
- a CDS encoding type II toxin-antitoxin system HicB family antitoxin; the encoded protein is MMNNTLKIDGHTAVINFDPEIEMFRGEFVGLNGGADFYAYSVDELKKEGAISLAVFLDECHKDGIEPYKSYSGKVTTRLSPERHQALAIAAQATGQSINELLNEGVDLVIEKHS